A part of Bacteroidota bacterium genomic DNA contains:
- a CDS encoding O-acetyl-ADP-ribose deacetylase: MGVWQGNITRLKVDAIVNAANKTLAGGGGVDGAIHRAAGPNLKEACLELPEVSPSVRCPVGEARITEGFKLPAQHVIHAVGPVWRGGDDGERGLLAAAYRNSLALAAEHKLATIAFPTISTGAFSFPAHEAARIAVETIAAFQARRAAPERMVLVAFDAKSEKAWRQALQRHARV; encoded by the coding sequence ATGGGCGTCTGGCAGGGCAACATCACGCGGCTCAAGGTCGATGCCATCGTGAACGCGGCGAACAAGACGCTGGCAGGAGGCGGCGGTGTGGACGGTGCGATCCATCGCGCAGCCGGACCCAACCTGAAAGAGGCGTGCCTAGAGTTACCCGAGGTGTCGCCGAGCGTCCGCTGTCCGGTCGGCGAGGCCCGTATCACGGAAGGCTTCAAGCTTCCCGCACAGCACGTCATTCACGCCGTCGGCCCCGTGTGGCGCGGTGGTGACGACGGCGAGCGTGGGTTGCTAGCGGCGGCGTACCGCAACAGCCTCGCGCTGGCAGCCGAGCACAAGCTCGCGACCATCGCCTTCCCCACGATCTCGACGGGCGCGTTTAGCTTCCCGGCGCACGAGGCGGCCCGGATTGCTGTCGAGACGATCGCAGCGTTCCAGGCCAGGCGGGCTGCTCCCGAGCGGATGGTGCTCGTGGCTTTCGATGCTAAGAGTGAAAAAGCGTGGCGACAGGCGTTGCAGCGACACGCTCGCGTGTAG
- a CDS encoding aminotransferase class V-fold PLP-dependent enzyme, which yields MLPPRSQTALDPQALDFATLRADTLGIDAPIATPFGERHLVYADFTASGRCLGLVERYLADVAVLYANSHTEDSLTGHAATKLLHEAEAAIKRAVNAGPGGKVIVCGSGSTGAIHKLQEILGVAIPPATLHFLQASLGADALGALRETRPVVFVGPYEHHSNEVTWRESLCEVVEVDLTPDGHLDLAHLDALLQDARFEGRRKIGSFCAASNVTGLVSPVHDIARLLHQRGALALFDYAAGAPYLPIDMAPEGDPDARIDAVFLSPHKFLGGPGSAGVLVFDEALYPHHLPPSVGGGGTVDYVGPQGHDFTADVEAREKAGTPGLFQTLRAALALDLKDAATHDGQRGIDAIHAREHALLCRALDRWEHDDSIEILGPSDPSERIGIVSFNLRTHGEDGQPGKYLHPKFVTVLLNDLFGIQSRAGCSCAGPYGHRLLGIDADESERYRGVIRQGLHGVKPGWCRVGFHYTMDDAEADFVIEAIAFLAERGACFLPRYAFDVNTGAWTHKDGATHLPTYGMDAVLDAEAAHSTALPEARRRAIYAAALTEARRLADEHATPACNATLDGEAGALQFFAVA from the coding sequence ATGCTGCCTCCTCGCTCCCAAACGGCCCTCGACCCCCAGGCCCTCGACTTCGCCACGCTCCGCGCCGACACGCTTGGCATCGACGCGCCCATCGCGACGCCGTTCGGCGAGCGGCACCTCGTCTATGCCGACTTCACGGCGTCGGGCCGCTGCCTCGGGCTCGTCGAGCGCTACCTCGCCGACGTGGCCGTGCTCTACGCGAACAGCCACACCGAGGACAGCCTCACCGGCCACGCGGCCACGAAGCTGCTGCACGAAGCCGAGGCCGCGATTAAGCGCGCAGTCAACGCCGGACCAGGCGGCAAGGTGATCGTCTGCGGCAGCGGCTCGACGGGCGCGATCCACAAGCTCCAGGAGATTCTCGGCGTGGCGATCCCACCAGCCACGCTGCACTTCCTCCAGGCGTCGCTCGGGGCCGACGCGCTCGGCGCGCTTCGGGAGACGCGGCCGGTCGTGTTCGTGGGGCCGTACGAGCACCACTCCAACGAAGTCACCTGGCGCGAATCGCTCTGCGAGGTCGTCGAGGTCGACCTCACGCCCGACGGCCACCTCGACCTGGCCCACCTCGACGCGCTCCTGCAAGACGCGCGCTTCGAGGGCCGCCGTAAGATCGGCTCGTTCTGCGCCGCGTCGAACGTGACGGGGCTCGTATCGCCGGTCCACGACATTGCGCGGCTGCTCCACCAGCGCGGCGCGCTCGCACTCTTCGACTACGCCGCCGGTGCGCCGTACCTCCCCATCGACATGGCGCCCGAGGGCGACCCCGACGCGCGGATCGATGCTGTCTTCCTGTCGCCGCACAAGTTTCTCGGCGGTCCGGGCTCGGCGGGCGTGCTCGTGTTCGACGAGGCGCTCTACCCGCACCATCTCCCGCCGAGTGTAGGCGGCGGCGGCACCGTGGACTACGTCGGGCCGCAGGGCCACGACTTTACCGCCGATGTCGAGGCGCGCGAGAAAGCGGGCACGCCCGGCCTGTTCCAGACGCTGCGGGCCGCCCTCGCGCTCGACCTCAAGGATGCGGCCACGCATGACGGCCAGCGCGGCATCGACGCGATCCACGCGCGGGAGCACGCGCTGCTGTGTCGCGCGCTCGACCGCTGGGAGCACGATGACAGCATCGAGATCCTGGGGCCGAGCGACCCGTCCGAGCGCATCGGGATCGTCTCGTTCAACCTGCGGACGCATGGCGAAGACGGGCAGCCGGGGAAGTACCTCCATCCGAAGTTTGTCACGGTGCTTCTCAACGACCTGTTCGGCATCCAGAGCCGTGCGGGCTGTTCATGTGCCGGGCCGTACGGCCATCGCTTGCTCGGTATCGACGCGGACGAGAGCGAGCGCTATCGCGGCGTGATCCGGCAGGGGCTGCACGGCGTCAAGCCTGGCTGGTGCCGCGTGGGCTTCCACTACACGATGGACGACGCCGAAGCTGACTTCGTGATTGAGGCGATTGCGTTCCTCGCGGAGCGCGGTGCGTGCTTCCTCCCGCGCTATGCCTTCGATGTGAACACGGGGGCCTGGACGCACAAGGACGGAGCGACGCACCTGCCGACCTACGGCATGGACGCGGTGCTCGACGCCGAGGCCGCACACTCGACGGCGCTGCCAGAGGCACGTCGCCGCGCGATCTACGCGGCAGCCCTCACGGAGGCACGACGGCTGGCTGACGAGCACGCCACGCCCGCCTGCAATGCGACGCTCGACGGCGAGGCAGGCGCGCTGCAGTTCTTCGCGGTGGCGTAG
- a CDS encoding M28 family peptidase: MLRTSALLVLLASLACACAPAPVAEDDAVASAEAQSVGFDPMDEQRLMDALRYLASDELLGRRTGTPGIDSAAVFLKRRFEAAGLVSAPGAEDFYQTIPFAFVRQPLSLAISVGDQSWGSNEAVLLRGGEVVMDAPVAFVGYGTEASDYAEAVGKVAVARAGTPGGGLSEALSAAADKRARAAEAGADGLVELYALPVPWARIAGFLSRERLAVQDGPDLLHAWVPDAEGALVDSFADMPEAGAAIATSGLRMDAAVSSNVAGFIEGRDPALKDEVVVLVAHYDHVGAGMTNGRGATRADSIFNGARDNGMGTVALLAAAETLAQERPRRSVLALAVTAEEEGLLGSRYYVANPLIPLEETVFAFNTDGAGYSVTDRVSIVGLGRTSVDPLLEAAAAEAGLDLGSDPAPEQGLFDRSDNVNFARAGVPTLTFSPGLDSFQSPAIAQYYHNAADEVDASFDAAYFQRFVTAYVASALRIADADERPTWTPGDEYADEGEALYGGE; this comes from the coding sequence ATGCTTCGCACTTCCGCGCTCCTTGTCCTACTTGCATCGCTCGCCTGCGCCTGCGCGCCCGCTCCCGTCGCCGAGGACGACGCGGTAGCGTCTGCGGAAGCACAATCGGTGGGATTCGATCCTATGGACGAGCAGCGCTTGATGGACGCGCTGCGCTACCTCGCCTCGGACGAACTGCTCGGCCGCCGTACCGGCACGCCGGGTATCGATTCCGCAGCGGTGTTCCTGAAACGTCGCTTCGAGGCGGCGGGCCTGGTTTCCGCACCGGGCGCCGAGGACTTCTACCAGACGATCCCGTTCGCCTTCGTACGGCAACCGTTGAGCCTGGCTATCTCCGTCGGCGATCAATCATGGGGCAGCAACGAGGCCGTGCTGCTCCGCGGCGGCGAGGTTGTCATGGACGCACCCGTCGCGTTCGTCGGCTATGGCACCGAAGCGAGCGACTATGCCGAGGCCGTCGGGAAGGTCGCCGTGGCGCGCGCAGGCACCCCTGGCGGCGGCCTGAGCGAGGCCCTTTCCGCTGCTGCGGACAAGCGCGCGCGGGCTGCTGAGGCGGGGGCAGACGGGCTTGTCGAACTCTACGCGCTGCCGGTCCCGTGGGCGCGCATCGCAGGCTTCCTGTCCCGAGAGCGCCTCGCGGTCCAAGACGGCCCCGACCTGCTGCACGCCTGGGTGCCCGACGCTGAGGGCGCGCTCGTCGACTCGTTCGCGGACATGCCGGAGGCTGGTGCAGCAATTGCCACGAGCGGGTTGCGCATGGACGCCGCGGTGTCGAGCAACGTCGCCGGCTTCATCGAGGGGCGCGACCCTGCGCTCAAGGACGAAGTCGTGGTGCTCGTGGCACACTACGACCACGTCGGCGCGGGCATGACCAACGGGCGCGGAGCAACGCGCGCCGACTCGATCTTCAACGGTGCGCGCGACAACGGGATGGGCACCGTGGCGCTGCTGGCCGCCGCCGAGACGCTCGCGCAAGAGCGGCCCCGACGTAGCGTGCTCGCGCTCGCCGTGACCGCTGAGGAAGAAGGGCTGCTCGGGAGCCGCTACTACGTCGCCAACCCGCTCATCCCGCTGGAAGAGACGGTCTTCGCGTTCAATACCGATGGGGCTGGCTACAGCGTCACCGATCGCGTCTCCATCGTCGGTCTCGGCCGCACGTCGGTCGATCCGCTGCTCGAAGCGGCGGCGGCGGAAGCAGGCCTGGACCTCGGCAGCGACCCCGCGCCCGAGCAGGGCCTCTTCGACCGCTCCGACAACGTCAACTTCGCCCGGGCTGGCGTCCCGACGCTCACCTTCTCACCGGGCCTCGACAGCTTCCAGAGCCCAGCCATTGCACAGTATTACCACAACGCTGCCGACGAGGTCGACGCGTCCTTCGACGCGGCCTATTTCCAGCGGTTCGTGACGGCCTACGTCGCCTCCGCGCTGCGGATTGCCGACGCAGACGAACGCCCGACCTGGACGCCCGGCGACGAGTATGCCGACGAGGGCGAGGCGCTCTATGGTGGCGAGTGA